One Pseudomonas rhizophila DNA window includes the following coding sequences:
- a CDS encoding response regulator transcription factor has translation MHDTPKRNTATIAVVDDDESVRTALEGLLRSSGYQVQTYRNALAFLDANTLAETHCLISDIQMPGMSGVQLHEKLNAMGFQIPTIFITAYPHLGADTPGLVACLPKPCEAGRLLGCIETAVLQRH, from the coding sequence ATGCACGACACCCCAAAACGCAATACCGCGACGATAGCCGTCGTGGATGATGACGAATCCGTTCGGACAGCTCTGGAAGGCTTGTTGCGCTCCAGCGGCTATCAAGTCCAAACCTATCGCAACGCCCTGGCGTTCCTCGACGCCAACACCCTCGCAGAGACGCACTGCCTGATTTCCGATATCCAGATGCCGGGAATGAGCGGTGTGCAGTTGCACGAAAAACTGAACGCGATGGGTTTTCAGATCCCCACCATATTCATTACCGCTTACCCGCACCTGGGTGCCGACACACCGGGACTGGTTGCCTGCCTGCCCAAACCCTGTGAAGCCGGCCGATTGTTAGGCTGCATCGAAACTGCTGTGCTGCAACGGCACTGA
- a CDS encoding efflux transporter outer membrane subunit: MSAFRESPPRILKFTSAIATLGVLSLAGCTAGPDFMKPESGLRVVELAPRPEHANVAPMSDAAVPSQWWLLFNDTLLAQLQSRAQAGNLDLQIAGERIEQSRAQLGIASSRLLPSVDANASYARERLSEHGKFAALGAPVGPGNFWQLGFDASWEIDLWGRAQRGREGAAATLQATIHDREAARVALSAEVARTYLQLRGTQAQLDIAQQNLTIAERTLGLAESRERNGVATRFETSSARAQLATIKATVPELTQQRNAQMNALALLLGEQPRALDVQLRQAMPLPSLPTHVPVGVSSELAHRRPDIQRAEAQLHAATAAIGVAKADFYPRIGLKGRIGVEAFESGDLSSWDSRVFSIGPTVYLPIFQGGRLTQRLALNESRQRTAAITYRHTVLRAWHEVDNALDAWAAQQRQHEDLLVSYEQNRQALRAAERGYEQGAADYLSVLTAQLNLLASQTRLNASATDATLTVVNLYKSLGGGWEAARLQSTPQASIDESPASSSDDPLVRVSPRSARSRAAP, from the coding sequence ATGTCGGCTTTCAGAGAGTCACCCCCACGCATCCTGAAGTTCACGAGCGCAATCGCAACGCTTGGCGTGTTGTCCCTGGCCGGTTGTACGGCAGGCCCCGACTTCATGAAACCGGAAAGCGGGCTGAGGGTCGTAGAGCTGGCACCGCGGCCAGAACACGCGAATGTCGCCCCCATGTCCGACGCGGCAGTGCCCTCCCAATGGTGGTTGCTGTTCAACGACACGTTACTCGCCCAACTGCAATCGCGTGCCCAAGCGGGCAATCTTGATTTACAGATAGCCGGCGAACGCATTGAACAAAGCCGAGCGCAACTGGGCATCGCCTCTTCGCGCCTGCTACCCAGCGTGGATGCCAACGCCAGCTACGCCCGTGAGAGGCTCAGCGAACATGGCAAGTTCGCCGCGCTGGGTGCGCCTGTGGGCCCCGGCAATTTCTGGCAACTAGGCTTCGATGCCAGTTGGGAAATCGACCTTTGGGGCCGAGCGCAACGCGGGCGCGAGGGCGCTGCGGCGACCCTGCAAGCCACCATCCATGATCGCGAAGCCGCACGGGTAGCCTTGTCCGCCGAAGTGGCCAGAACTTATTTGCAATTGCGCGGAACCCAGGCGCAACTGGACATCGCCCAGCAAAACCTGACGATTGCCGAGCGCACGCTGGGGCTTGCCGAAAGCCGTGAGCGCAATGGTGTTGCCACGCGCTTCGAAACCTCGTCCGCTCGCGCGCAATTGGCGACAATCAAGGCCACGGTTCCCGAACTGACCCAACAACGCAATGCACAGATGAACGCACTGGCGTTGCTGCTGGGAGAGCAGCCCCGCGCACTGGATGTACAACTGCGTCAAGCCATGCCCTTGCCGTCGCTTCCAACCCACGTTCCGGTTGGCGTCTCTTCCGAATTGGCTCACCGACGCCCCGACATCCAGCGTGCCGAAGCGCAGCTGCATGCCGCTACCGCAGCCATCGGTGTCGCCAAGGCTGACTTTTACCCGCGTATCGGGCTCAAAGGTCGAATCGGCGTGGAAGCCTTCGAAAGCGGTGATCTCTCCAGTTGGGACTCCCGTGTTTTTTCCATCGGCCCGACGGTCTACTTGCCGATCTTCCAGGGCGGACGATTGACGCAACGCCTGGCCTTGAACGAATCACGGCAAAGAACGGCGGCGATCACCTATCGGCATACCGTATTGCGAGCCTGGCACGAGGTGGACAATGCCCTGGATGCCTGGGCTGCCCAACAGCGCCAGCACGAGGATTTGCTGGTTTCCTATGAACAGAACCGGCAGGCATTACGTGCCGCCGAACGAGGCTATGAACAAGGTGCAGCCGACTATCTGAGCGTGCTGACCGCGCAACTCAACCTGCTTGCCAGTCAGACCCGCCTCAATGCCAGCGCAACCGACGCCACGCTCACCGTGGTCAATCTCTACAAGTCGCTGGGGGGTGGTTGGGAGGCGGCGAGACTGCAGAGCACGCCGCAAGCGAGCATCGATGAGTCGCCCGCGTCTTCATCGGATGACCCGCTGGTCCGTGTCTCGCCTCGCTCAGCTCGCTCAAGGGCCGCCCCATGA